A genomic stretch from Aerococcaceae bacterium zg-1292 includes:
- the xylA gene encoding xylose isomerase: MSYFPNIEKIEFEGKESKNLFAFRHYNAEEVVLGKPMKEHLRFALAYWHTMTQDGRDPFGNPTNVRTWMGETPMETAKNRVEAFFEILTKLGVEYFCFHDVDIAPEGDSLEEFFSNLDEITDLIKEKMDETGIKLLWNTANMFSHPRFNNGAASSNNADVFAYAAAQVKKGLDLSKKLGGENYVFWGGREGYESLLNTDMKLEQDNIARLFKMAVEYGKKIGHLPQFLIEPKPKEPSKHQYDFDAATTMAFLQQYDLTDYFKLNLEANHATLAGHTFEHELNVARNYNALGSIDANQGDLLLGWDTDEFPTNIYDTTFTMYEILENGGIAPGGINFDAKVRRSSHEMDDLLLAHIAGMDTYARGLKTAAKLKEAKYLDDLKEKRYASYSEGIGKRIVTGEETLESLTEYALEHQDITIESSHLEIVKSHLNDFLV, from the coding sequence TGAATTCGAAGGTAAAGAAAGTAAAAATTTATTTGCGTTCCGTCATTATAATGCTGAAGAAGTCGTATTAGGTAAACCAATGAAAGAACATTTACGTTTTGCGTTGGCATATTGGCATACTATGACCCAAGATGGTCGCGATCCATTTGGTAATCCAACGAATGTTCGTACATGGATGGGTGAGACACCGATGGAAACAGCCAAAAATCGTGTGGAAGCATTTTTCGAAATCTTAACAAAATTAGGCGTTGAATACTTCTGTTTCCATGATGTGGATATCGCACCAGAGGGTGATTCATTGGAAGAATTTTTCAGTAACTTAGATGAAATTACTGACTTAATCAAAGAAAAAATGGATGAGACAGGTATTAAATTATTATGGAATACTGCAAATATGTTCTCACATCCACGTTTTAATAATGGGGCGGCTTCATCAAATAATGCTGACGTCTTCGCTTATGCAGCTGCTCAAGTGAAAAAAGGTTTAGATTTATCTAAAAAATTAGGCGGCGAAAACTATGTGTTCTGGGGTGGTCGTGAAGGTTATGAATCCCTATTGAATACCGATATGAAATTAGAACAAGACAATATTGCACGCTTGTTTAAAATGGCAGTAGAATACGGTAAGAAAATTGGACACTTGCCACAATTCTTAATTGAACCAAAACCAAAAGAACCATCAAAACATCAGTATGATTTTGATGCAGCAACAACAATGGCATTCTTACAACAATATGATTTAACAGATTACTTTAAGTTAAACTTAGAAGCTAACCATGCGACATTAGCAGGTCATACCTTTGAACACGAATTGAATGTTGCACGCAATTACAATGCGTTAGGATCGATTGATGCCAACCAAGGGGACTTATTATTAGGTTGGGATACTGATGAGTTTCCAACAAATATTTACGATACAACCTTTACCATGTATGAAATTTTAGAAAATGGCGGTATTGCACCGGGTGGTATTAACTTTGATGCAAAAGTAAGACGTTCATCTCATGAAATGGATGATTTATTATTAGCACATATTGCTGGTATGGATACCTATGCCCGTGGATTGAAAACAGCAGCTAAATTAAAAGAAGCTAAATATTTAGATGACTTAAAAGAAAAACGCTATGCAAGTTATAGCGAAGGTATCGGTAAACGTATTGTTACCGGTGAGGAAACGTTAGAAAGCTTGACAGAATATGCGTTAGAGCATCAAGATATTACGATTGAATCCAGCCACTTAGAAATTGTTAAGTCTCATTTGAATGATTTCTTAGTATAA